The Pseudomonas sp. B21-023 genomic interval AGGGTGCCGAGAAATGCCTGCATGGCCGGCGACAGCATCTCCAGCGCCAGGTGCATGTTGGCGAACAGGGTGTCGCCGCCCGTGCCGATGGCCGGGGTTTCCTTCACGTACAGCATCGAGCCCATGGACGGCTCCAGGTCGGCGGTGCCGTCGGTATGCCAGGTCTCGCCCGCGACGAAGCGTGACTGCGCATTGGCGCGGATCACCACCAGCTCCGGGTCGTCGCCGTCGATGTCTTCCAGCGGCAAGGCGCGCAGCTCGCCGAACAGGCGGCCGAAGGCCTTGTGCTGCTCGACGCTGAGCTGCTGGTCGCGAAACACCAGCACGTGGTTTTCCAGGAACGCCCGGCGGATCTCCAGCAACTGCGCCGGCGGCAAGTCGCGCGACAAATCGACCCCTGCAATCTCGGCACCGATGATCGGCGTCAGCCGTTCCACGCTGATGCTGCGGTACGGCGTGCGCTGGGCGCCGGCAATC includes:
- a CDS encoding TauD/TfdA family dioxygenase; amino-acid sequence: MDQHGLNAIERIAGAQRTPYRSISVERLTPIIGAEIAGVDLSRDLPPAQLLEIRRAFLENHVLVFRDQQLSVEQHKAFGRLFGELRALPLEDIDGDDPELVVIRANAQSRFVAGETWHTDGTADLEPSMGSMLYVKETPAIGTGGDTLFANMHLALEMLSPAMQAFLGTLTAIHDGEIPWKGYTPPPGLPKTEHPVVVRHPETGRPSLFVNSGFTSHIVQLAAGESQALLNMLFDLVAREPVLSCRVRWAPGTLVFWDNRCTQHHAVWDYFPHSRYGERVTILGGRPRA